In one window of Nocardiopsis aegyptia DNA:
- a CDS encoding DUF1360 domain-containing protein produces the protein MTEAKERLAEEAEAYRGDSEQPLGGYALVVAGYTALVAAGVVTARATGRRGAAQDVGPWDLVLMGLTTHKLSRLLAKDPVTSPLRALFTRFRGVSGPSELKEEVRGEGGRRAVGELVTCPFCTAQWVATAYVFGLAFAPGLTRSAGAVFSAVAVSDWLQFGYARLQQAQE, from the coding sequence ATGACCGAGGCCAAGGAGAGGCTGGCAGAGGAGGCGGAGGCCTATCGCGGGGACAGCGAGCAGCCCCTGGGCGGATACGCCCTCGTCGTGGCGGGCTACACGGCCCTGGTGGCCGCCGGTGTGGTGACGGCGCGCGCGACCGGGCGCCGGGGCGCCGCACAGGACGTGGGGCCGTGGGACCTGGTGCTCATGGGACTGACCACGCACAAGCTGTCCCGGCTGCTGGCCAAGGATCCCGTGACGAGCCCTCTCCGCGCGCTCTTCACCCGTTTTCGCGGTGTCTCCGGGCCGTCCGAGCTGAAGGAGGAGGTGCGGGGAGAGGGCGGGCGCCGAGCGGTCGGTGAGCTGGTCACCTGCCCGTTCTGCACCGCGCAGTGGGTCGCGACCGCCTACGTCTTCGGACTCGCGTTCGCCCCGGGCCTGACCCGGAGCGCGGGGGCGGTCTTCAGCGCCGTGGCGGTGTCGGACTGGCTGCAGTTCGGGTACGCGCGGCTGCAACAGGCCCAGGAATGA
- a CDS encoding alpha/beta fold hydrolase has protein sequence MGTERTTDTVAGAAMAAWGVPGRTPAVVCVHGAGVSSRQMAPLLPAFDGRTEAWAVDLPGFGASDAGGRRWTVPDLADALVEWTHARGLTDPCLLGLSLGAQVVAEAAARHPHDVGSVVLAGPTTDPEARSLPRLAVRLLWNNLYERPSVVTHSLRDYREAGPSRVVRSWTASRDHRIELVLPRVPQPALVVRGSRDKVCPGPWAEDVARLLPRGRLVTVPGLPHALSWAGPGRLARIVERFLAEEAR, from the coding sequence ATGGGAACCGAACGGACGACGGACACGGTGGCGGGGGCCGCCATGGCCGCGTGGGGGGTGCCGGGACGCACCCCGGCGGTGGTGTGCGTGCACGGCGCGGGGGTCTCCTCGCGGCAGATGGCACCGCTGCTGCCGGCGTTCGACGGACGCACCGAGGCGTGGGCGGTCGACCTGCCCGGATTCGGTGCCAGCGACGCGGGCGGTCGCCGGTGGACCGTCCCCGACCTCGCCGACGCGCTCGTGGAGTGGACCCACGCGCGAGGGCTGACCGACCCCTGCCTGCTCGGCCTGTCCCTGGGCGCCCAGGTGGTGGCGGAGGCGGCGGCACGGCACCCCCACGACGTGGGGTCGGTGGTGCTGGCCGGGCCCACCACCGACCCCGAGGCCCGGTCGCTGCCCCGCCTCGCGGTGCGCCTGCTCTGGAACAACCTGTACGAACGCCCCTCCGTCGTCACGCACAGCCTCCGGGACTACCGCGAGGCCGGGCCGAGCCGAGTCGTGCGCAGCTGGACGGCGAGCCGCGACCACCGCATCGAGCTGGTCCTGCCACGGGTACCGCAGCCCGCGCTGGTCGTCCGCGGGTCCAGGGACAAGGTCTGCCCGGGCCCCTGGGCCGAGGACGTCGCCCGCCTGCTGCCGCGCGGCCGGCTGGTGACCGTCCCCGGGCTGCCCCACGCGCTCTCGTGGGCGGGTCCGGGGCGCCTGGCGCGCATCGTCGAGCGCTTCTTGGCCGAGGAGGCGCGATGA
- a CDS encoding glycoside hydrolase family 15 protein codes for MDGARPEPWIGGHAFLSDCATAALVAPDGTIDWMCAPRFDSPSLFAGILDTRRGGGWNLEVEGARPAVRRYVDGTLALETRWEGDGVSAVVTDLLAVRRSGSRLRNEGVLVRLVRCLSGRATVVSRVEAVPDYARRSAEWRPDGDGALRERSGPRLWATGEPRTAADGSVEYRQELAEGDTAAFALDYLGESGAADAATCEALVERTLEAWRSWSDRTRYDGAGAQHVRRSAVVLRGLLHEESGGLIAAPTTSLPEWPGEARNWDYRYVWHRDAALAVLAFLRLGHGAEARGYLDYLLRTFRRTPERLGPVHTVDGELPPEEVELDHLDGHVGTGPVRVGNGARGQNQIDVYGHVLDAALSYQQVVGDLTEHDLHGLWRIVTAARGLRSSLGHGPWESRGAPRHWTTSRVYLWVCLDRAVQLAELTGHRDPPPLDEWREEARSLRAEILERGIDSGSGAFVQSYGGDRVDGSLTRLPLVGFLPGRDPRVLRTLERLDAELGVGGDSGRDGDGAGDGSGSSGGDGDLLQRYHPVRTRDGLDTEEGAFLLCSFDMVSALVLAGRVEEAERRFARLCERSGPLGLLSEEMDADGTMLGNFPQAFSHLAQINAAINLDSAEDVEALRAWARRRSGGHAPAKDSRQATPSGREASA; via the coding sequence GATGTGCGCGCCGCGCTTCGACTCGCCGTCCCTCTTCGCCGGCATCCTCGACACCCGGCGCGGCGGAGGATGGAACCTGGAGGTGGAGGGCGCGCGCCCCGCGGTACGGCGCTACGTCGACGGCACCCTGGCCCTGGAGACCCGGTGGGAGGGCGACGGCGTCAGTGCGGTCGTGACCGACCTGCTGGCCGTGCGGCGGTCGGGGTCCCGGCTGCGCAACGAGGGCGTGCTGGTGCGCCTGGTGCGCTGCCTGTCCGGGCGTGCCACGGTGGTCTCCCGCGTGGAGGCGGTACCCGACTACGCCCGGCGCTCCGCCGAGTGGCGGCCGGACGGCGACGGCGCCCTGCGGGAGAGGTCGGGCCCCCGGCTGTGGGCCACCGGCGAGCCCCGCACCGCCGCCGACGGTTCCGTGGAGTACCGCCAGGAACTCGCGGAGGGGGACACCGCCGCCTTCGCCCTCGACTACCTCGGCGAGTCCGGCGCCGCGGACGCGGCCACCTGTGAGGCCCTCGTCGAACGGACCCTGGAGGCCTGGCGCTCCTGGTCCGATCGCACGCGCTACGACGGAGCCGGAGCCCAGCACGTCCGCCGGAGCGCCGTCGTGCTGCGCGGGCTCCTGCACGAGGAGTCCGGAGGCCTGATCGCCGCGCCGACGACCTCGCTGCCCGAGTGGCCCGGAGAGGCGCGGAACTGGGACTACCGCTACGTCTGGCACCGGGACGCGGCGCTGGCCGTGCTGGCCTTCCTGCGCCTCGGGCACGGTGCGGAGGCCCGCGGCTACCTCGACTACCTGTTGCGCACGTTCCGCCGCACGCCCGAACGCCTCGGCCCCGTGCACACCGTCGACGGCGAGCTGCCGCCCGAGGAAGTGGAGCTCGACCACCTCGACGGACACGTCGGCACCGGGCCGGTGCGTGTCGGCAACGGGGCCCGCGGCCAGAACCAGATCGACGTGTACGGCCACGTCCTCGACGCCGCCCTCTCCTACCAGCAGGTCGTCGGCGACCTCACCGAGCACGACCTCCACGGCCTCTGGAGGATCGTGACGGCGGCCCGCGGCCTGCGGTCGAGCCTCGGCCACGGGCCCTGGGAGTCACGGGGCGCGCCGCGCCACTGGACCACCTCCCGGGTGTACCTGTGGGTGTGCCTCGACCGGGCGGTCCAGCTCGCCGAGCTGACCGGCCACCGGGACCCGCCACCGCTGGACGAGTGGCGTGAGGAGGCCCGCTCGCTGCGCGCGGAGATTCTCGAACGGGGGATCGACTCCGGCTCCGGTGCCTTCGTCCAGTCCTACGGCGGCGACCGGGTGGACGGCTCGTTGACCCGCCTACCGCTCGTGGGCTTCCTGCCGGGCCGCGACCCGCGCGTCCTGCGCACACTGGAACGCCTCGACGCCGAACTCGGCGTCGGCGGCGACAGCGGGAGGGACGGCGATGGTGCCGGCGACGGGTCCGGCAGCAGTGGCGGCGACGGCGATCTCCTCCAGCGCTACCACCCGGTCCGCACCCGTGACGGACTGGACACCGAGGAGGGCGCGTTCCTCCTCTGCTCGTTCGACATGGTCTCCGCGCTCGTGCTCGCGGGCCGCGTCGAGGAGGCCGAACGCCGGTTCGCGCGGCTGTGCGAACGGAGCGGGCCGCTCGGCCTGCTCTCCGAGGAGATGGACGCGGACGGCACCATGCTCGGCAACTTCCCCCAGGCCTTCTCCCACCTCGCGCAGATCAACGCCGCGATCAACCTCGACTCCGCGGAGGACGTCGAGGCCCTGCGCGCGTGGGCGCGCCGCCGGTCCGGCGGTCATGCCCCGGCGAAGGACAGCCGACAGGCGACACCGTCAGGGAGGGAGGCATCGGCATGA